The following nucleotide sequence is from Bactrocera oleae isolate idBacOlea1 chromosome 2, idBacOlea1, whole genome shotgun sequence.
caaaagtatatatatttatgtaattattgagtatgtagtaattttattattattatatttcaaatttaccaCAAACAAACCAGTGCATACATgcacaaaaacatatttattatatatacaaaaaatacatacatacattagacACTATCTGTGATttataatccaaaatttttgatgCGAAAAATGAGTATTCAAGCAACATCGCAAGAGAATTGGCATTGAAGCTGTTGAGTATTAAGTGAAGAAAACAAATATGAAGAAAAAGCGAAAGTAAAAGAGAAGGCGAAAATGAGAAAAGAGGAGTGTTAAAAGTAAGCGTGAAAGTCAAAGCAAAAGAATGAGGAAAACACAACCGGTTATGggactaatatacatatatgacatCACATTagccacttacatatgtatatgtaaatatataatataataattgctGCAAGGACATTAGTGTGAAACTGTTGCAAAAGTGGAAATAAAAATGGGTAATATTGAGCAAATATAATAAGGAGAATAAACGgaaagtatataaaattaaaaaaaaattataaaaataacaaaatgtttgaACCAAAATAACGCTCTTGAGACCAAAAGTAGAGCAAAAAATGTAACACGTAcattgtaagtatatataaatatatgcattaatatacatattaacaaacctatgtatgtttgcatgacAATTTTGGAGCAATTTTTGACGCAGAGttgaaattacaataaaacaagtttgctataaaaattattttcaatgttGAAAAAAAGGTCTGCTgtgtaaaaattgtttaatttcaacttaaaataCTAACTGTGTAtgtttacttttaaatattttccactaAAAGCGcccaaaatcaattaaaaaacagAAACTTTCGTTAGTTGCACAGAAACACCAGTCAAAAAGAGccaacataaattaattttgaaaatctttttgaagacaaagtcaaaaaaatttatgtaaaacgtGTTtacaccaacatacatacatacataaagttgtatatattataaatatatttaaaacaacacaataatataaaagaaaaaatatcaacataaacaaaattaaaagtgcAATTACTTGGAAAATAAATGGTGAAATGATGTTcgttagtaaaaacaaaaaataaaacaagaaaaaaatttgtaaaaaaaatatatatatataaaattgtgtaaaagaTTTGCGTATAGGgaaaatttagcagcaaatgTATAATTAGAACTTTGATTGaaccaaatataaaattaaattaaaaagttaaaataaaatataaatgaaaattatttttaaaaaattaatataaaaatttgtataaaaatgcatTCTAATTAGCAACAATTTAcaaacacttttttaaaaaattattaatataatttcactgcttaatttcaaaaaattatgcatTGTATTGAGTTGAAGTTAGAAAAAAAACATACCggacatacaaacaaacagcaGAAATGCGCTCAAAGTTGCGCTAAAGCTATGCTTATTGAAGAGTCAACTGAGCAGAAATAGTAGCTTTCTAAATTGAGAGCATactaaaaaatacagaaaaagtcAGAGGTCAATAAAAAATTAGCGTGAGAGAAGCAGGAGGGGTTATAAGAgagttcaaaatttgttttcaaacttTCCGAAATCACATTTGTACAAGCAGTACTTATTTTTGAACTACACAaaacaaatttcgaaaaattaaaatcaaatttcaaatttgctAACAAATTCGTTTGCCGGAAACGGAACTTTACTTCAAAGTGCACCTCTTTACGCACACGCGAACTACGCTATTGACTCTGACAACTACCGGCCGATTTCAAAAACGTATGGTATACAAGTTGAAGCAAcaaacaccaacacacacacacacacacaaacaagtaTTGGGACTAAAAGACAAGTTAAGCTACAGTTGATTTAATAATTAAGTTAAGAAACGTCTAAACGCGGACGTTTAGGGCTGAATGGGAGAGCGCTTAAAGGCGCGCAGAGAatgcaaattgtatgtaaaaTCCCTCAGGTATGTGTTTTATTTTCGGAGAGAAAAAAGATTGACtaccatatttttaaatattgtattttaaaatgcTAAATAGAATGTTAGATTTGTAAAGAGTTAGTAAGCAGAGAGGACGTgtaggagagagagagagagagagagagcgcgaGAGTGGAACGCTGCTAATTGAGGAGCATGAGTGTTGCGTGTGTAGGAATGATCAAATGTTGTAGGTGTGCAGCCACAAAACGCAAATGTCTCCATTTTCTTTGCAAACACTTCGTCAACGCGCagttttgtacatacatacagacctacagatgcatatataaatttatatagtttacatacatacagcatATGAGAGTGCGCGagtaattttacatattattttattttttaaacttaaaccttaaatatttttaactaaataatattgttagtaaGTAAAAAGTTAGTTGCTAGTGCATAATTGCAAAGAACTTTttctacgtacatacatacatatactgcgCGTGGAATGGTTTAGTATTTTGGGTGATTTGTACTGAGCGGGGAGCATTTTTCTACTACTTTTTatgaaatatcaatttttaagaaattacacGCCAATCAATTGTTGTGTGTTTGAGCATTTGCTATGCTGCCTACCCGTTCtggcgcaacaacaacacgaaataatctattatttaattgttaatatagtatatgcttacataccgattacttttttttacagTGTAGAGAGGGTTAGAAGTGGAGCAGGCAGAGATGGCGAAGCAATGGgctgcttatatgtatatatagacaaaattgaatttatagtgcaattgttttttaaaaaacgaattaaagtaGTGAAAATCTTTAAGCGTGTGAGCACGTTCTTAATTTCCAGTAGAAACATTATGgcaatgtttttgtttaatatatatttttctctaaTACTTATTAACGCTTTTTTATGTGTAAATGTTTTGAAACATGAAAGAAAAGGACTCAAAggacttttttgtattttttaacaaagtgaaatgttgctataatttttaaaatttacaatttatgtTGTTGACATTTACCAGCAACAATATTGCATATATTAAGcaaaattgaaatcaaaaaattcgCATTGCGCGTAAAGTCCTCTGGACTATGAAAAGCGAATGGCagaatgcatatttatatttactatatttataattataaaaaacaaaaaacaaaaaaatttatatatactttacacataataaacgaaaaatccaaataaaatgaatattaatcattctattttacaaataaagcTATTGTATTTAGATAtctattatatttgatattttgtttGAATGAAACGAGTTAAAATTGTAAGCGCATTTAATGCAATGCAAAGTAAACTGTAatattaaaagtgaaaatgttgcAATGACCTCGTGTACCAAATGTAATTACGATCTGATTtgtttagttgtttttgtaaacactatttattaattttatataataacctATGTTTACCAACTAAGCGTATGGTAAGCTCCTTAGTTGCGGTTAAGCTAAAGAAAACCATATAGAAAGGACGAAAAACGAAAGCGCGTAAAATGATTatttcaaaagacaaaaaataacagctgactataaaaaataataattttttgaaatcaactatatgcaaaaacaaaaaagaattggTTTTGTGAATATAGTCAGCAAAAACACACCCTTTTAAAAGCTAAATCTACTAAAAAACAATGAAGATTTTTCGGTTTTTGCgagtatttcaaaaatatttcttcgtaCTTCATTTcagcatacaaattttttcatataaacataaatattacagttaaacattttgtaaacgttatttaacaaatttgtttttaatgccCTCTGTGAAACTAAAACACATACCAAGAAGAGAAGATTACAAGAACTACCAAGTAAAAccgtcaaataaacaaaacaataattaaaatcatGTAATAAGGCACATTGCAACAACATGCATAAAAACAACCAAACCAATTAATTACAGCATACActcaaagaaacaaaaaaaaaaaataaaccaaacagcaaaacaataacaaacaatataaaaaacagcttattttcaaaacaaaacaaatcatATAAGTGTAAAAGAGCAATAGCccaaatatatatagcaatgctttgtgtattgtatatatatccaTCTACacagtatatatattgtacttgtattaaatacatacatatataaatattggaaaaatcGCAAAATAGCCAAAAAACTATTGGTTATTTACAGAAATAAGAAATAAACTAAAAGCCACAATAGTAATCTTCCCTCTCCACACgcacaaaaacataaaacaacaacacttaatatgttatataagaAATAATTGATTGCAAAtcaaagaaattaatataaatacagcCGACAGtcgattgtttttatttttaaatattgtaatgaAATAGTCGAAAAAAACCAATATATGTAATGTATGTCAATAATATTGACtacagtaataataaaaaaccaaCAATAGCAGTAAACGGATTGGCAATAaccataaatattgtaaaaattttaagcaagaTAGTATAAAAATGCGTTGGTGGCATTAAAATGCGATTGCACAAAAAATTGCTCAACAGATAAagtagtatatgtacatatccatACGTATATGCAGATGCGCTAGTAATACCGCGCATGGTTGGCAAAGCAGTGTTGGCAGTTCCTCATTACTTACCGGATATACGCGTACATAGCAGCAAACACAGACGGATATCTCGCACGTGAacacgtttttgttgttgacgGTTTAGaatcaaataattttgcatacttagcatttgaaattaattttaattgccgGCACTTTTATTGACTTATTATAATATCTATACTCTGCTTTTACCATATTATTAtgcatatgattttttttattagacttCACTAACACTTCGACATTTTATCTTTTccacattttaaataattactacCTATTTTATATACTctgcttttattatattatttggcaTACGATTTATATTCTTTTACACTGCACTTCGCGAACACTACCActtcttaatttttcacattttaaataattacgaTCGCtttatttttgccaatttttaaataaataaaatacattaattAACGCGAATACATCGATTAACCACAAAAAGCACTTCGCTTTACATTTTTAccactttttaatttataaaaaaccgACCGAGAACTCACTCGACATTTTAaattcttactttttttttttaattgcgatAGTTTGCATTACGCGAACACACCGAATAACCCAAACTTACattttacttcatattttaccacttttcaattatttaagaCGCGACGATTTTTCGGAACTAACAGTTCACTTTtccatttttacaaattttttaaaaatcgcgACCGGTTACTATACGCAAACACACTGACTATCCGGAACTGCTTGCAAATTACACTGCCTTAGCTTTTGCTGAAGGATAGACGCAAAAGAGAATACTGTTAATACAGTTCGTTTCGCTGTACCGTTTGAATTTCATTTtgacatacgagtacatatacgCAAGCACAAACAATTTACACGAGTACCGCCATTTTAAGCATCAcctgataaaattttgattttgaagaaaattcgGGAGCTCTGTGTAATTAAGGCACTAAAAATGTGATACACGACATAACGGTACCGATATGCAAGCAAACAAATATGAACTGCAAGCAAAAACAACCAATATCACACACAAGAGCCACTATCACAATGCGCTGCATACAAGCTGCCAGCAAACACTTAAATTCTTTgcttttcaacaaattttaagcACACATGTATTTGGTATACTTTTGCATTGGATTGCACAACTTTTGCACGTTTTCCCAATGAATTTACtattaatttaactattttttccaCACTAAACACAGAACACACACGAAACGCGAACACGGACCGAGCTTAATGACAATTGCTGCCGACTTGGTTTTCAAGTTGCCATCTTAGACAAATGCAGCAAATACTGTGCGCGGTCGTTAATACAGTGCAAACGACGTTAGACGGCTGCTTCCTTAAGGCCGTTTGAACAAAACtgcaaaagttaaaataaaaagaatgaaTTAGTAATTTGCAATCAAATAGAACAATTTTTGCTTAGCAAAGAGCAATCGCATTTTAAGCAATCATTAGCATTTTACTAACTTGCAAAACATTAAAATACACATATAATTAACATATGTGTCGATTTGCCCACAAAATACCCAACAATATTTACAATAGATATTTGCTTACCATAGTTATACAATAGTCAACCAAAcagcagaaaataaaattaattaacgcctaaaataacaaaatgaaaaaattaaaacagtgtATTAAATAGAACAGTCTTAAAATGtgtttacaaaaacaagaacaacaacagtaaaaaccaacaacaatagccCGAAATACCAGCCTACAATAGCCCAGTAATTAAAGCAGTTTTAAATAAGCcagaaataattgaaaagaaTAAACTAACAACAAACAGCAGCCACAACAATTACTTACATAATTACTTACAAACtacaaaacagcaacaacaatatcaataaTATGCcgtaaacataataataatgaatagcAACTTGTACTTAAcacttaaaatacaatattttattaaagcctacatttaaatgaaaaaagcgcGCCAAAACGTACGCgcaatgcataaatacatatgtaaataaatagcatatgtatgtacatatgtgttttatATTCTCATCGAGTTGTcgactgtttttattttattttgcgtcAATTGCAACCGACAAGTTGCATATTtcgtttaaaataaagaaattagtaCTGTTCACTTTCCATTTAACTGTTTTAATCGTTATGTTaaattacttacatacatatatttttgatgaCTAACACCATAATTATCTAGCGTAGTAATgttcatttttgttatgtttgttACAATGCGCTTGCGCAGTTCGTTTCCTTATACCTATGTTTATGTTTAAAGCTGTAACTATCATTATTACGAaataatatttgtgaaattaCGCAATGTGAAACTAACTTTTTTTCACCTCCTTACTATGAACTTACagtaaagtaattgaaatgtattcgaaataaaaactaaatatcaCATACAAATTACAATAGTATCTAACAATTTTAATGCATAAACAATACAATAGTTTTCAAATAAATCtcacaattacaattacaattacaactaCAATAGCAATAGTAATAAGGCTCCAACCACAAACAATAAACCATAAAACAACCAACGACAACAGCCAtgcaacagaaaaaaatatacgaaattcCAAAAATGTCAATAGTaatcacaaaattaaaaactttttgttttagaaaatggagtgaacatttttttacttaaataattattatttcaaaaaaccgAAATTTAATTGACTTCTATTTAAAAGTATAACAATTCGCTccacaattacaaaaaaaaaatattttttcacaattccttcaattttcaattaaatatttgcgtattttcagtttaaaaaaatttaatattttcttgaaattattcAACACAATTTATACACAAgtatttattgcaaaatttttaaaaataataaataaaatgtaattttatattattgtaatttatatatgcatCAAATTTTTTACTCTCGAGTGTTGGTGACTTTATTGTTTataaagttattataaataGAATATGCTGAAAGTTGTATTTCAACGCAAACTACACAACACTGACGcaagtacaatatttaaaattcactTTGGGTGGCAAAACTGGAcattacaaaaacacaaaacggCAGAATTTTCACATAGaatgtacaaaaacaaagcTTGAAAATGAACTACGACTAAATAGTCACTAAAAAATCATGCTGAGAAAacttacatgtttttttttttgtgcatatataagtaaatattttgaataccttgttaatatatgaaaaaaatacgtTGAATTTACGGCAACACAAATGCAGCAATTCGGTTAACTCGCATTTTTAAGAATACGGCTGCTAACGGCACACACAAAAAATGACAGCAGCATAATTTTGTAGGGTTTACAAATTGATGTgcgaaaatttaatgtttatttgtggaaaaaattacaaaaaaaattataaaatttttttaattaaaattaaaattttttatacaaaatttgaaagtatttgccgtaaataaaactaagaaaataattgcctgcaaaaacaaaaatagtaacTATTtggtttcacattttttttcaaaatgtcgtTTTCTCTTTCGTTCTCTTTATAAACAACACAacacataatatataaaatgtaaatgtaaaaatgttgtaaaattaaaaaaatatatatattgtgcatttaaatttaagtttatttaaagtataaaattgtATTGGTAATCGAATGAGTAGCGTTCTATGTTTAATTAATAtctagtttaattttttttcaagtgttgcaacaaaaataaaaatcgaaaaaataagtgaaacataaaattcaatttagaaatagtagcaacaaaaatatcaaacattaTATGCGTAAAATTAAtagtaaaacaaatatatgtatatgtaaagaaaagttatatttacaaaataaaaaacgttcattttgaaaatgattactGGGAAGACAGCAAGCAAGCAGAATCACTTTTATAAACGATATAACTTGTTTAGATTGCCTTAGATTTTTACGTGTCTAATTACATGCATagtttacatacaaaaatagcgCTATGTGGATGtttgtttttacatatatacatacatatatatacaaatatataaatatttactatttttataattaaactataacgtaattttattattttaatatgattGATTTGTTTACACAACTatctttttcgttattttatatttacatatgtataacatacATGCAGACATgcttaaatacaaaaacaatatatatatatatatatatatgcatacatatatatactatatacataaatacgtatACATATGATACATtgatactttttaattttaattgtttaaatatacaaataccaatatataatacaaatacacaGACACATggatacatattatattaataaataaatattttagttaaaacagaggaaaaaaaaacaaaataaacaacaatttgTGTACTACTcatttttttcaacttataaAGAGCTGCGAGgtaatgtttttgttgtgttttttgtaattttatttcttaaatttcatacaactttttttaaatgcttttatttTGCACACAAATGTTAGGAGAAGACAGATTTTGGCTGCAGAATAGCAATGAAACGGAATACAGTAAGGaataaagcacacacacacacacacatcgcaaataaacagaaaataaacgaaaatatgcgaaaaaacaaaaatcacaacAAGCAATAACCAATTACAATtatagcaattaaaaaaaattacaataattaagcAATTCAAATACAATGCAATAGACCAAAGTGAATACTGGTCATGTGGTGGTCAAGCATGATGAGTATTAAAAGTGTGGTGAAGAATGTAAGCTAACAGCAATTTGAGATAACGGTATAAAGTAATCGGCACGCAAAGTAATTGCTACTGAGATCTAAAGGCAAAATACTTGATTACGAACGATGTTTTGGAAAGCaaaatgctataataaccagCACTATCGAAgtctaaatattataaaaaccaTAATGCTGAAGCCGAGTTAACAGTTACTCGTAACAACTCCGAGTGAAGAGCACATTTTTAAAGACTCGTCATGCGACAGACTCCAACATTACCAATGTTTGCTCCATTTTCACATTGAACTATTGGcggaaatacaaaataataacaattacaaAGCAATAGTAACGGTTAAAAGTCAGAGCAACAATTTCGGTGAACAATTAATGCGAACTACAAGAAGAacttaatttggtttttttttcaactttacaAGTTTGAGCAACGCTTACTTTATACTGGTAATTGCTTTAGAAAAATGTCagattctgtattttttttattgttttgaaatgtTAGACTAAGCACACAGTTAGCCATTTGGTGAGATTGTGCGCCAGAAACCCACTTACAAAAtgcgaaacaattttataaatcagTGAGTAACCGGTATTCAATGCTGACTGCGCAAACAGCCATCACTAACAATAAGTAGAGGAAATTCTTatctaaacaacaacaacaacttcagggatcaaaatttcaaatattttgatttatttagacCGAAACAACAAGCGTAAGaagtaaatcaaaaacaaaactaaaaataaaataaagtaaataaaacattatatatACTGAAAACTAGAGAGACACTTGACCAtatccgaaattttttttacaaaatgtgtgaaaatccaaaaaaaaaaacggtaaataaaaacaataacttaaTATTGTGGGGAATTATGGCGTAAAATGATGGGCactatgttattatatatacatatatgatataacgGTATATATGAAGTACTCGTGTTACTTGTTCGGCGACTAGACGGGGGTGGGCACGCCTTCAAATAGCGCACAGAGATAACATGTATCAACAAAAGCTGTAACCTAACAATCTTTAAGCAAATGAAATCaactattttgtaaataaaaaagtgaacatttttggtaaaaagaaatttcaagTGGTGAaagtaaaatcaaaacaaacaaacaaaaataaactagCAAAAGAGAAACCGACTTTTTGCGTTTCTTTAGGAAATTTAAGCGTGAAACTTGTTTCAAAactttgtatgtaattttttgacaaatgctaaaagcacttaaataaattaagattAAATAAGTGGAGCATAATGATGTATACGATAACTAAGTAACTAGTTTAGgcgaacaaaaaatttaatacaagtatagAAATAGCTTTGGAAACTGCTTACTGAATATTGTGAAATCATACGAGAAAAAAATggttatttttgattaaaaaattatttaaaaattaaattgttttgaatgaaatattgtaaaaaaaaaaattatttaaaaagaacagttaattggaaaataaacttattaaaataaaaattaattgaaaaaacaatttattttgaaaaataaatgtttaaaaacaatttaaaaaaggaTTTGAAGAaagtttgttttgaaaaaactgatttaaaataatgtttctttagacaaaaaatttgttttaaaacaataatttgtaaaaaaaaatgtttaaaaaaatattttgaaaaaaaaatttattttgaaaaaaactattaaattaaatagagAAAATCAAAACACACTACAGACACGTGTACACAAATTGACTGCATTTCATGTGGGTTTACTAAAAGAATCATAAAAtctaaaatagtttaatttctgTTTACTAATTTTCAAGAAGCATGGCTACTCTTAACGTTAgttgcaaaaattcaaaaatctgcaaaaacatgtaaaaaccattattataatatatattaaaaaatgacatgaaaatcaaaattaaaaataccgttatatttgtaatttatatgtGCACACAACGGTACACGATTTTCTGTTAATTCCTCTTCAGTTTGAgctaaattgtttatttttattgaaaataagaaaattactgATAAACTTTTGctgaatatttaaaacaagagaACAAGAtttcaaatcaaaacaaaattgtGTATAAAGTAACAGGAGGCAAGGAAACACCTAAACCTTAACGCTGGGCATgacaaatattgtaaaatataaattaatacaaaaaatagtgAGCAAATGCGTATGGAATGCGAGACGGATGTAAATGCAAGATgtgaaacaacaaataaaaaaatagcaacaacaaggaTAACAAAAAAAGATTTACTTACCTATTGTAATAATGTGAACTTGGAGCATACTCAGTATtttattaatactgtaatgataaatttatttgaaaataaaaatataaaatataaaaaaacagctTTTTAATTAATGGATATTGCTAGTTTGtagttaaatgtatataaaataaaccatatacatatggttatagttttattttttcataaagaaaAACCAGGTTACGGAATTAAACTATATAACTAAAATGTGCAAAATGTCTCTCTCTTTCCACTCCCGCAGAGCTAACAACACAAACGGTAGCTGATTGATCACTGCCTTATCGACAAGAAATGAACCAGACTAATTGATATCTCCACAACACTTTAACACAGAGAAAAATCAAGCCAAAAAATATGAATGCTTAGGACagatttaatatattgaaaatcgGGTGAAGTTCCGCCCCCTTAtaggtttatgtatgtatatataatataacatttttaagttGTCAAAAGTTCTCTTAGCCAACTGGATGCGTAATTACAAAAGTTTCTGAGGAATATCAGAATAGGAAATAATTTGAGGCTTGCACTGCGACCTAAGGTCCATTGTGTCTTCCCCTTTATCACAAGTATTCACAAGGACCCAATATACACCCACAATATAGATAAATTTCAGGACCCTTCAGTGCGCTATTGTCGCGATTTGATTCCTATTCGATTGTATAGATCGAAGAGCCTTTAACCAGCGTCAACAGATTATTGTGCAGTGTAGAATCAGTTGCTCAGGGGTGAGTAACACTACTCGGAACATAAACTACGGTCGAGTGGTCGAATATAACTGGCTTATAATGTGGGTTCAAAATTGTTAACTCTTAGGAGTCCAGACCAAACatacaatattttactaaaaatatgtcCTTAAATGTAAAGCCATTATGCaccaaaaataatgtaaatgcCCATATCTTCCCCTCACCTTCATACAGAAAATATGATCTCTATCTCTTCCCTGAAATTTTTACCATATTTATCTGTTAGGCTTGTGGGACGCTTTTTGCCAAAGTTATATGGAGGAAAGTTAGGTAATCATCATGATTTCTTGAGCAATATTGCCAGACtaatattgaaatatctttGTAGACACACCTTCAGCAAACCCAGCGGAGTAGCTGGGATTGATATTAATCGTCTTCATAGATTTGTGGTAAGCTCAACGTTGATGTATGAGTATTTGGGGATCAATTTTTAAGCGATCTTGAGTATCACATATGTCCAACGTTCGCAGCTGTGCAAGTGAGATCCATCGATAGTACTCCACAAGAAACTCCACAAGTGAATCTTTTCTCTTCAACATTCAGTATTGAAACGACATacgaacattttttgtttaacaatttaaacaatttttaattacgaaagtttaatattaaatagATTTAGCTACGCGACATATCGTTCGGTTTTTTCTGATCCATAACGAATGATTTGAAACAGAAATTTTATATGGTTTACTAGTTGTATTTCTTGGGTTTGGAGAGCATTTCGATTCTTTGAGACGCCTTAGCTCTTAGTGCTGATTTTGATATGGACCAAGGGTTAAGGGGTTCAAGGTAATCGTGCTCCTTTGGTTCTGCTAGCTCCAGTAGACGAGCTGTGGGTTTGGCGCGTAATGCTTTCGGTGGTATGCGATAGGGATTTTTTCGTTTGTCTCTATTACCCGACGGTTTCACTGGCGGGACCGCCAATTCCAAAATACGTTGTGAagctataaataataatttttttttgaaatatacatatgtatgtatatatacatacgttggTAAGTTATCGTGTTTTTAAGTTTCTTTTCGGACGAGATTGAATAGACCTTCCCTATTCCACGATTGACCGGCTCTGCCAGCTGAATTATGCG
It contains:
- the LOC106614562 gene encoding sperm microtubule associated protein 2-like, which translates into the protein MCAFRSIIMKSRRIRYLSYPRERIDWSKPEWRLTTALRRYRPTKRIIQLAEPVNRGIGKVYSISSEKKLKNTITYQPSQRILELAVPPVKPSGNRDKRKNPYRIPPKALRAKPTARLLELAEPKEHDYLEPLNPWSISKSALRAKASQRIEMLSKPKKYN